The Pseudofrankia inefficax genome window below encodes:
- a CDS encoding sugar transferase yields the protein MADDTADDAADDTWATTDGPGPPDAATSDDAGDLDDGADPLPRLRSSRPASSPRRREATALDGWSLREPYRAQVSWERKYTRLVIGADLAAGALAAGVAYLLRFGDVGVFDLAPTQLRPYLLVSAVFPVVWVLTMALNRTYEGRFLGGGSEEFRRVVNAAVRLIAVVAVGSYTTKFEVARAYVLIVFPLATLLTLISRVAARWLLHRMRRVGRCQHRVLVVGAGESAASLVRLARRDPSAGWNVVGVCLDRAPGRHSHDGLARAGFDLLGIPIVGTSEALPEAIRLTDATTVAISPQLDGERLRRALWALEGSNVDVLVSSAVTDVTGPRIHLRPVAGLPLLHIEEPELTGARRLMKGLLDRGVALIALTLLAPLLLGLALAVRLTSRGPAIFRQTRVGRGGREFTMFKFRSMFIDAEARLAELAAQNEREDEFMFKIRNDPRITRAGGFLRKWSLDEVPQLFNVLNGSMSLVGPRPPLPREVAKYADDVHRRLMVKPGLTGLWQVSGRSDLPTDEAVRLDLRYVENWSLAMDLMILWKTVFAVIKREGAY from the coding sequence CTGGCTGATGACACAGCCGACGACGCGGCGGACGACACCTGGGCGACGACGGACGGCCCGGGGCCACCGGACGCCGCGACGAGCGACGACGCCGGCGACCTGGACGACGGGGCCGACCCGCTGCCCCGCCTTCGGTCGTCTCGGCCGGCCAGCTCGCCACGGCGGCGCGAGGCCACCGCCCTCGACGGCTGGTCCCTCCGGGAGCCCTACCGGGCCCAGGTCTCCTGGGAGCGCAAGTACACCCGCCTGGTGATCGGCGCGGACCTCGCCGCCGGCGCGTTGGCGGCGGGGGTCGCCTACCTGCTGCGCTTCGGTGACGTCGGTGTCTTCGACCTGGCGCCGACCCAGCTGCGGCCCTACCTGCTCGTCAGCGCCGTCTTCCCGGTCGTGTGGGTGCTCACGATGGCGCTGAACCGGACCTACGAGGGCCGGTTCCTCGGCGGCGGCTCCGAGGAGTTCCGCCGGGTCGTCAACGCCGCCGTCCGCCTCATCGCGGTGGTCGCCGTGGGGTCGTACACCACGAAGTTCGAGGTCGCCCGCGCCTACGTGCTCATCGTCTTCCCACTGGCGACCCTCCTCACGCTGATCAGCCGGGTCGCGGCGCGCTGGCTGCTGCACCGGATGCGCCGGGTCGGCCGCTGCCAGCACCGGGTGCTGGTCGTCGGCGCCGGGGAGTCCGCCGCCTCGCTGGTCCGGCTCGCCCGCCGGGACCCGAGCGCCGGGTGGAACGTCGTCGGCGTCTGCCTGGACCGGGCACCGGGCCGGCACAGCCACGACGGGCTCGCCCGTGCGGGATTTGACCTGCTCGGCATCCCGATCGTCGGGACGTCCGAGGCGCTTCCGGAGGCGATCCGGCTCACGGACGCGACAACCGTCGCGATCAGCCCACAGCTGGACGGGGAGCGGCTACGCCGGGCGCTGTGGGCGCTGGAGGGGTCCAACGTCGACGTGCTGGTCTCCTCCGCCGTCACCGACGTGACCGGCCCGCGCATCCACCTGCGCCCGGTCGCCGGCCTGCCGCTGCTGCACATCGAGGAGCCCGAGCTCACCGGCGCCCGCCGGCTGATGAAGGGCCTGCTGGACCGGGGCGTCGCCCTGATCGCCCTGACGTTGCTCGCTCCGCTGCTGCTGGGGCTGGCGCTCGCCGTCCGACTGACCAGCCGTGGCCCGGCGATCTTCCGGCAGACCCGCGTCGGCCGGGGCGGCCGCGAGTTCACCATGTTCAAGTTCCGGTCGATGTTCATCGACGCGGAGGCAAGGCTGGCCGAGCTCGCCGCGCAGAACGAGCGCGAGGACGAGTTCATGTTCAAGATCCGGAACGACCCGCGGATCACCCGCGCCGGCGGGTTCCTGCGCAAGTGGTCGCTCGACGAGGTGCCACAGCTGTTCAACGTGCTCAACGGCAGCATGTCGCTGGTCGGCCCGCGCCCGCCGCTGCCCCGGGAGGTCGCCAAGTACGCGGACGACGTGCACCGGCGGCTGATGGTGAAGCCCGGCCTGACCGGCCTGTGGCAGGTCAGCGGCCGTTCCGACCTGCCGACGGACGAGGCCGTCCGCCTCGACCTGCGCTACGTGGAGAACTGGTCCCTGGCCATGGATCTCATGATCCTCTGGAAGACCGTCTTCGCCGTCATCAAGCGCGAGGGCGCGTACTAG
- a CDS encoding SGNH/GDSL hydrolase family protein — MQLRAPASARARRLVALGVVSLFVTIATLLTACQPPTVANAATGSSTRKPLTRDQPLTIVALGDSYSSGEGNAPFDTDAATCHRSASAWPRLLGQQLTGSTVKLLACSGAKTYSLTSAFHGQSAQITALKSLLSAGVHPDVVTITIGGNDAGFGPTIASCVVWRCFWTGHDNNSVQFVENQLPGLLQTAYQGVKAAAPNARILVVGYPDIFPSRSDNTCKWMDSTERVQLVGLNDDLDRVAKRAAGKAGVEFVSTANTLNGHRLCTTDSWLYPVELLGAGTTASAHPNAQGEQAIADAVYGYLFKGK, encoded by the coding sequence ATGCAGCTGCGTGCGCCCGCTTCGGCGCGGGCTCGTCGCCTCGTCGCGCTGGGTGTCGTCAGCCTCTTCGTGACCATCGCGACCTTGCTCACCGCCTGTCAGCCCCCGACGGTCGCGAACGCCGCCACCGGATCGTCGACGCGGAAACCGTTGACCCGCGACCAGCCGCTGACGATCGTGGCCCTCGGCGACTCGTACTCCTCGGGTGAGGGCAACGCGCCGTTCGACACTGACGCGGCGACCTGTCACCGCAGCGCCAGCGCGTGGCCGAGGTTGCTCGGCCAGCAGCTGACCGGCTCGACGGTGAAGCTGCTCGCCTGTTCCGGTGCCAAGACCTACTCGCTGACGAGCGCCTTCCACGGACAGTCGGCCCAGATCACGGCCCTGAAGTCGCTGCTGTCAGCAGGGGTCCATCCGGACGTCGTGACGATCACGATCGGCGGCAACGACGCGGGCTTCGGGCCAACTATCGCCAGTTGCGTGGTGTGGCGCTGCTTCTGGACCGGTCATGACAACAACAGCGTGCAGTTCGTCGAGAACCAGCTGCCCGGCCTGTTGCAGACCGCCTACCAGGGCGTGAAGGCGGCGGCCCCGAACGCGCGGATCCTCGTCGTCGGATATCCGGACATCTTCCCGAGCCGCAGCGACAACACCTGCAAGTGGATGGACAGCACCGAGCGAGTGCAACTCGTCGGGCTGAACGACGACCTTGACCGAGTTGCCAAGCGGGCCGCCGGGAAGGCCGGCGTCGAGTTCGTCTCGACCGCCAACACGCTCAACGGCCATCGGCTGTGTACCACCGACTCCTGGCTCTATCCGGTGGAACTCCTCGGCGCGGGCACGACGGCCAGCGCTCACCCGAACGCCCAGGGCGAACAGGCAATAGCGGACGCCGTCTACGGCTACCTCTTCAAGGGCAAATAG
- a CDS encoding polysaccharide lyase, producing MTLVVLPALAGLAACSGGRPQGGHGGSAPTPAPTASRSGPAAADEPTAPTSPLARFFGDDLVMRSRGSFNLDKVRLVSSGDRCVPTYLRVRYPAGSASQLSVRNEDAPTGGAQAYLLLKSGPTDILHLSYRVRFPAGFQFNKGGKLPGLFGGDHVAGGNIPDGSNGLSTRYMWRAGGAGEVYAYLPSSQVHGTNIGTGSWSFPPGQWVTMQQRVRLNTPGQADGSITVWMDGRQALRVDNLLFRDSGTLQIDGLFFSTFFGGGDTTWASPTDQYADFADFQVSPNYINDTMPAGCAPPGPTITPSLWPSSETSDGSGPDQ from the coding sequence GTGACCCTGGTCGTGCTGCCCGCGCTCGCCGGGCTGGCCGCCTGCTCCGGCGGCCGGCCACAGGGCGGCCACGGTGGCTCGGCGCCGACGCCCGCGCCGACGGCGTCGCGCTCCGGGCCGGCCGCCGCCGACGAGCCGACCGCGCCGACCTCGCCGCTGGCCCGGTTCTTCGGGGACGACCTGGTCATGCGCTCCCGTGGCTCGTTCAACCTGGACAAGGTGCGCCTGGTCTCCAGCGGTGACCGGTGCGTGCCGACGTACCTGCGGGTCCGCTACCCGGCCGGCTCGGCCAGCCAGCTCTCGGTCCGCAACGAGGACGCGCCGACCGGTGGGGCCCAGGCCTACCTGCTGCTGAAGTCCGGCCCGACCGACATCCTGCATCTGAGCTACCGTGTCCGGTTCCCGGCCGGCTTCCAGTTCAACAAGGGCGGGAAACTGCCTGGACTATTCGGCGGCGACCACGTGGCGGGCGGCAACATCCCGGACGGCTCGAACGGCCTGTCCACCCGCTACATGTGGCGGGCCGGGGGCGCTGGCGAGGTGTACGCCTACCTACCGTCCTCGCAGGTGCACGGCACCAACATCGGCACCGGTAGCTGGAGTTTTCCGCCGGGTCAGTGGGTGACGATGCAGCAGCGGGTTCGTCTGAACACCCCGGGCCAGGCCGACGGGTCGATCACGGTCTGGATGGACGGCCGGCAGGCCCTTCGAGTCGACAACCTGCTGTTCCGGGACAGCGGGACGCTCCAGATCGACGGCCTGTTCTTCTCCACCTTCTTCGGCGGCGGCGACACCACCTGGGCAAGCCCCACCGACCAGTACGCCGACTTCGCCGACTTCCAGGTCTCCCCGAACTACATCAACGACACGATGCCCGCCGGGTGCGCGCCTCCGGGCCCGACGATCACCCCGAGCCTGTGGCCATCCAGCGAGACTTCCGACGGCTCAGGGCCAGACCAGTAG
- a CDS encoding sugar transferase — MTEITSKASKTPTGPLPIIPSPAEPPVEDTETTLRVSMRNFRNRLAGKPPEPRNPHATKRSAAEQALLTSQPHDGPREPYRAELRWERDYARAVVFADMAACLAGTGIAYLIRFGGIVHFGETPSTNRPYLITSLLLPIAWVITMALNRAYEHRFLEIGSEEFRRVLNAAVRLVAVVALVSYATKAEVARGYLAVLFPTALVLTLMGRVVVRERLHRLRRSGQAQHRVVVVGSGETAAHLIRTAKRDPGAGWNVVGVVLDRAPGMHSSDRPDRAGFDLAGVPIIGTSDNLENAIRSAHATAVAIGPQLGGEQLQRVLWKLEGSDVDVLVSSAITDVTGPRIHLRPVAGLPLLHIEEPELTGSRRLMKAALDRGLALSVILLASPLFLSLALAVRLTSRGPAIFKQVRVGKGGTEFTMFKFRSMYTDAEDRLVELQASNEGAGLLFKMKEDPRVTPVGRFLRKWSLDELPQLFNVLIGTMSLVGPRPPLPREVAAYERDVHRRLMVRPGLTGLWQVSGRSDLDWDEAVRLDLRYVENWSLALDLIILWRTLFAVVKREGAY, encoded by the coding sequence ATGACGGAGATCACTTCGAAGGCGTCGAAGACCCCGACCGGACCGCTTCCGATCATTCCGTCTCCGGCTGAGCCACCGGTCGAGGACACCGAGACCACCCTGCGGGTCTCGATGCGGAACTTCCGCAACCGACTCGCCGGCAAGCCGCCGGAACCCAGGAACCCGCACGCCACGAAGCGGAGCGCCGCCGAACAGGCCCTGCTGACGTCACAGCCACACGACGGGCCGCGCGAGCCCTACCGGGCGGAGCTGCGCTGGGAGCGGGACTACGCCCGCGCGGTGGTGTTCGCCGACATGGCCGCGTGCCTGGCGGGAACCGGCATCGCGTACCTGATCCGCTTCGGCGGCATCGTCCACTTCGGCGAGACGCCGTCGACCAACCGGCCCTACCTGATCACCTCGCTCCTGCTGCCCATCGCCTGGGTGATCACGATGGCCCTGAACCGGGCCTACGAGCACCGCTTCCTCGAGATCGGGTCCGAGGAGTTCCGCCGGGTCCTCAACGCCGCCGTCCGCCTGGTCGCGGTCGTGGCCCTCGTCTCCTACGCGACGAAGGCCGAGGTCGCCCGCGGCTACCTGGCGGTGCTCTTCCCCACCGCTCTGGTGCTGACGCTCATGGGGCGCGTGGTCGTGCGGGAGCGGCTGCACCGCCTGCGCAGATCCGGCCAGGCCCAGCACCGGGTCGTCGTCGTCGGCTCCGGCGAGACCGCGGCCCACCTGATCAGGACCGCGAAGCGCGACCCCGGCGCCGGTTGGAACGTCGTCGGGGTCGTCCTGGACCGGGCTCCCGGCATGCACAGCTCGGACCGTCCGGACCGGGCCGGCTTCGACCTCGCCGGCGTACCGATCATCGGCACGTCCGACAACCTGGAGAACGCGATCCGCTCCGCCCACGCGACGGCGGTGGCGATCGGCCCGCAACTCGGCGGCGAACAGCTACAACGCGTGCTGTGGAAGCTGGAGGGGTCCGACGTCGACGTGCTCGTCTCCTCGGCGATCACCGACGTGACCGGGCCACGCATCCACCTGCGGCCCGTCGCCGGCCTGCCGCTGCTGCACATCGAGGAGCCCGAGCTCACCGGCTCCCGGCGCCTGATGAAGGCCGCGCTCGACCGCGGCCTCGCGCTCAGTGTCATCCTGCTCGCCTCGCCGCTGTTCCTGAGTCTGGCTCTCGCGGTCCGGCTCACCAGCCGCGGCCCGGCGATCTTCAAGCAGGTCCGGGTCGGCAAGGGCGGCACCGAGTTCACGATGTTCAAGTTCCGCTCGATGTACACCGACGCGGAGGACAGGCTCGTCGAGCTCCAGGCCAGCAACGAGGGCGCCGGCCTCCTGTTCAAGATGAAGGAGGACCCTCGGGTCACTCCGGTGGGCCGCTTCCTGCGCAAATGGTCGCTCGACGAGTTGCCCCAGCTGTTCAACGTGCTGATCGGCACCATGTCGCTGGTCGGGCCACGGCCGCCGCTGCCACGTGAGGTGGCCGCCTACGAGCGAGACGTGCACCGCCGGCTGATGGTCAGGCCCGGCCTCACCGGCCTGTGGCAGGTCAGCGGGCGCTCGGACCTCGACTGGGACGAGGCCGTGCGGCTGGACCTGCGCTATGTCGAGAACTGGTCGCTCGCGCTCGACCTGATCATTCTGTGGCGGACCCTGTTCGCGGTCGTCAAGCGCGAAGGCGCGTACTGA
- a CDS encoding YdcF family protein, which translates to MLGGAGDRRDRALELARAGYAPVLALSTPNARHCPTVPNVKVICFRPDPFTTQGEAREAGRLAARYGWTRMIFVTDRSQNVRARLRIDRCYAGKKIMVSVDPPFRDWPYLIAYQWSAMFKALIWQRSC; encoded by the coding sequence ATGCTGGGCGGAGCCGGCGACCGCCGCGACCGCGCGCTGGAACTGGCCCGCGCGGGCTACGCGCCCGTACTCGCGCTCTCCACGCCGAACGCGCGGCACTGTCCGACCGTCCCGAACGTCAAGGTGATCTGTTTCCGACCGGACCCGTTCACGACCCAGGGTGAGGCCCGCGAGGCCGGCCGGCTCGCGGCGCGGTACGGCTGGACGCGCATGATCTTCGTTACCGACAGGTCCCAGAACGTCCGAGCAAGGCTGCGTATCGACCGCTGCTACGCCGGCAAGAAGATCATGGTGAGCGTCGACCCGCCCTTCCGCGACTGGCCCTACCTCATCGCCTACCAGTGGAGCGCGATGTTCAAGGCGCTGATCTGGCAACGAAGCTGCTGA